The Parambassis ranga chromosome 1, fParRan2.1, whole genome shotgun sequence genome includes a region encoding these proteins:
- the naf1 gene encoding H/ACA ribonucleoprotein complex non-core subunit NAF1 produces MDENLTKDHGRLLSTQQEQEDDIKMEVDNMITMQLENAIENPQNPDTQSNRHLENVIVTPQNASAQLVNQNVTSNNVDIQSHTHLENVIVTPQNVDTPLNKQLEQFIVTRQNAECSSNTHPDDLIMTLHNADTPSQVENHTAAVDNADMTSNTSQENLILSEDHGQQLSTQTKQEDDVKMEMADMMTTQLENLMTSHPAETPSNTQMENLIMTLNNGDTSQNTLLVPSQLENQIMASANADLSSNTQQENVIMSKDHGQQFSTQKMWKDEIKMEVDDTMTLQLDNCSVTPDNANTPSNMQLQHLILSENNEQLSTQNEGEDTPPSMPSHQEETRDLQTHSTAGTPSGDIMCRTKDEEDTEDSDSDSSTSSSSSSSSSSSSSSSPSAPVVEEDDDDEGFSQPRPVRTRDEHFLEELPPVEDVCVMLPEEAEVQPLGTVSSILQHLVIIQSLKDTPPLNDDSIIFRSDRLALGKVFEVFGPVSSPLYVLRFNSINQINNKGLTEGMTVYYAPAIKEYTGYILTQQLKVLKGSDASWKNDEEPPEEALDYSDDEQEREAKRKIKNGKKKDRNNTDSRTADNPAHITHNTLQQKHDARGFPPRHPRPPFRHHDSRNNPFRPTHANVPPMYLPPPPPPLLSPHCPYPAPPHHFPPPSFPPYTPPLPPSFYNPSFSSPPWPPNTVPYFNFLHPPPPPPPPPPPPPQ; encoded by the exons ATGGATGAAAATCTGACAAAGGATCATGGACGATTGTTATCAAcacaacaggagcaggaagatGATATAAAGATGGAGGTGGATAATATGATCACAATGCAACTGGAAAATGCTATTGAGAACCCCCAGAATCCAGATACACAATCGAACAGGCACCTAGAAAATGTTATTGTGACCCCACAAAATGCAAGCGCGCAGCTAGTAAATCAAAACGTGACCTCCAATAATGTTGACATACAATCACACACTCACCTAGAAAATGTTATTGTGACTCCGCAAAATGTAGACACACCGTTAAATAAACAGTTAGAACAATTCATTGTGACCCGCCAAAATGCAGAATGTTCATCAAACACGCACCCAGACGACCTCATCATGACCCTGCACAATGCAGACACACCATCACAGGTAGAAAATCACACTGCGGCCGTCGATAATGCAGACATGACATCAAACACATCGCAAGAAAATCTCATCCTGTCAGAGGATCATGGACAGCAGTTGTCAACACAAACGAAGCAGGAAGATGATGTCAAGATGGAGATGGCGGATATGATGACAACGCAGCTGGAAAATCTTATGACCTCCCATCCTGCAGAGACGCCATCAAACACCCAGATGGAAAATCTCATCATGACCCTGAATAATGGAGACACGTCACAAAACACACTGCTAGTGCCATCACAGCTAGAAAATCAAATCATGGCCTCTGCTAATGCAGACCTCTCCTCAAACACGCAGCAAGAAAATGTTATCATGTCAAAAGATCATGGACAGCAGTTCTCAACGCAAAAAATGTGGAAAGATGAGATCAAGATGGAGGTGGATGATACGATGACATTGCAGCTAGACAATTGCTCCGTGACCCCTGATAATGCAAACACACCATCAAACATGCAGCTACAACATCTCATCCTGTCAGAGAATAATGAACAGTTATCAACACAAAATGAGGGGGAAGACACGCCACCATCCATGCCATCGCATCAAGAAGAAACAAGAGACTTACAGACACACTCAACAGCAGGAACTCCTTCTGGGGACATCATGTGCAGGACAAAGGACGAGGAGGACACCGAAGACTCTGACAg TGATAGCTccacctcttcatcctcttcttcctcctcttcttcttcatcctcctcgtCTCCATCCGCCCCTGTGGTtgaggaggatgatgacgaCGAAGGTTTCAGCCAACCACGCCCTGTCAGAACAAGAGATGAGCACTTCTTAGAG GAGCTTCCACCTGTGGAGGACGTGTGTGTGATGTTACCAGAGGAAGCAGAAGTGCAGCCACTGGGGACAGTCTCCAGTATTTTACAGCACCTTG TTATTATCCAGTCTCTGAAAGACACACCCCCTCTGAATGACGACAGCATCATCTTCAGATCTGATAGACTGGCTCTGGGCAAG gtgttTGAGGTCTTTGGGCCCGTGTCTAGCCCACTGTATGTTCTGCGTTTTAACTCTATCAACCAGATAAACAACAAGGGATTGACAGAGGGAATGACTGTTTACTACGCACCTGCAATCAAGGAGTACACAGGATACATCcttacacagcagctgaaagt TCTAAAGGGTTCTGATGCATCCTGGAAGAATGATGAAGAACCACCAGAAGAG GCCTTAGATTACAGTGACGATGAACAAGAGCGGGaagcaaagaggaaaataaaaaatggcAAGAAGAAGGACCGTAATAACACAG ATTCCAGGACTGCAGATAATCCTGCCCACATTACCCACAACACCTTGCAGCAGAAGCATGATGCGCGGGGTTTCCCACCAAGACACCCAAGGCCTCCGTTCAGGCACCACGACTCAAGAAACAACCCATTCAGACCTACACATGCAAATGTTCCTCCCATgtacctccctcctcctcctcctccccttctttcTCCTCACTGCCCTTACCCTGCACCTCCTCACCATTTCCCCCCACCCAGCTTCCCACCCTatacccctcctcttcctccttctttctaTAATccatctttctcctctcccCCCTGGCCTCCTAACACTGTCCCCTATTTCAACTTCCTccatccacctccacctcctcctcctcctcctcctcctccacctcagtgA